The following proteins are encoded in a genomic region of Notolabrus celidotus isolate fNotCel1 chromosome 19, fNotCel1.pri, whole genome shotgun sequence:
- the egfl7 gene encoding epidermal growth factor-like protein 7, with the protein MYQTLLLFSSLFILHVMGTTQFFAHHGRRVCGQDLSHSVVMATESYVQPVHKPYITLCQGHRLCSTYKTVYSVAYRQVSRPAPSSRFYPECCPGWRRFHSNNCNQAVCGQPCVNGGTCLKPNQCACPLGWTGHQCQTDVDECRKQHPCAQDCVNTAGSYRCACGDGFMLTGDGHSCQGLPPPPPRATPLSPNQATVGGHTDAGGGFKLAENVTEEVQSLRNRVELLEKKLQLVLAPFSSFFPLSLDEGFSEKTTLLSHSFQQLDRIDSLSEQIGFLEERLGTCSCQEN; encoded by the exons ATGTACCAAACgctgctcctcttctcctccctcttcatCCTTCATGTGATGGGCACCACGCAGTTCTTCGCTCACCACGG gaggagggtgTGCGGCCAAGACCTCAGTCACAGTGTTGTCATGGCAACAGAGTCGTACGTCCAGCCAGTGCACAAGCCCTACATCACTCTGTGTCAGGGGCATCGCCTCTGCAGCACATACAA AACTGTGTACTCTGTGGCGTACCGGCAGGTGAGCAGACCAGCGCCATCATCACGTTTCTACCCAGAGTGCTGCCCAGGCTGGAGGAGGTTCCACTCTAACAACTGCAACCAAG CTGTGTGTGGACAACCCTGTGTGAATGGAGGTACCTGCTTAAAACCCAACCAGTGTGCGTGTCCGCTAGGCTGGACCGGACACCAATGCCAAACAG ATGTTGACGAGTGTAGGAAGCAACATCCGTGCGCCCAGGATTGTGTGAACACAGCTGGCAGCTATCGATGTGCGTGCGGAGACGGCTTCATGCTCACGGGAGACGGCCATTCCTGTCAgggccttcctcctcctcctcctcgtgccACTCCTCTGTCTCCCAACCAGGCAACAGTGGGTGGTCACACAGATGCGG GTGGAGGGTTTAAGCTAGCAGAGAATGTGACGGAGGAGGTACAGAGCCTGAGGAACAGAGTGGAGCTCCTGGAAAAG AAGTTGCAGTTGGTGTTGGCCCCCTTCAGCAGCTTCTTCCCCCTGTCCCTGGACGAGGGCTTCTCAGAGAAAACCACCTTACTGTCCCACTCCTTCCAGCAGCTGGACCGCATCGACTCCCTCAGCGAGCAGATCGGCTTTCTGGAGGAGCGCCTCGGCACAT GTTCTTGCCAGGAGAACTAA